One Prosthecobacter sp. SYSU 5D2 genomic window, TCCTGGTCGGCATGAGAAATCGCGCCGCCGTCTTTCTGCACTGGGTGTGGTCCTACTTCACCTGGCAGCGCGGGGCACGGATCATCCTGAACCGGGACGAATAACCAAAAGTATCACTGGCCGCGCATGGCCCGCACGTGAGTGAGTGCGGCCTCGGTCATGAACTTGCTGGCCTCAGGGCTGCTTTTGTGGCCCGTCAGCGGCATGGTGAGGATGCTTTTGGGCACCGTCAGCGCATTGTAGGCGGCATAAACGCTGGTGGGCGGGCAGACGGTGTCAATGAATCCCACAGTAATCGCCGCACCCTGGCACTTGGCGCGGCTGGCGAAGTTCACATTGTCAAAGTAACGAGCAGTTTGCAGCTCGGCCTCCACCGGTTTGCCTTCGATGTGGGTGACTAACTTGGGCCAGCCATTGATGCGGCCCACGACGCTGCCCGTGTGATCGCAGCCGGCGGGCACGCCGGCACAGAAGAAGGTGACGCGCTCGTCCAGCCCGGCGGCGGCGAAGGCCTGAAAGCCGCCCTGGCTGCTGCCATAGACGATGAGCGTCTTGCCATCCCACTCCGGCTGCGCCGTCAGGAAATCCAGCGCGCGGATCACGCGCAGGAACATGCTTTTGAAGTAGTTTTTCTCGCGGTCATCCCGGCCCTGATATCGGTAGTTCAGCAGGGCACCGGCCGCCTGTTCGTCATAAAATTCTGTGGGCTTGCCGTTAGGCAGGCCGTGCGCATTGATGTCCATGGCCAGCATGCCGCCTTCACGCGCAGACCACGACAAAATTCCCATGCTGGAGCCGCCCACACCTGCGCCATGGACGAATAAAATGGCCGGACAGCTTTTGGCCTTCGCCTCCTTCGGCCTGCCATAATAGCCGGACACCGGAGCTCCCAAGCAGGTGATCTGCGCATCAAAGGCATCCACATTGGCCACCGTGCTTTTCACTGGAGTGAGAGTGGATTTCATCTCCACCTTGGCCAGCGCGGCTTTTTGGGCGGTCCAAAAGGCGTCAAAATCGTCCGGCACGGGCAGGCTGGGCTGGATCTTCAGCGGGCTGAAGGCGGCCCCGGCCTGGGCGAATTCTTTCTGGCCTGGCAGGCTGAATCGCATCAGCAAAAAACCCGGCTCATCCAGAGTGCCTGTGATGCTGGCTTTGCCATTCTTGATTTCCACCGTTTCTTCCCGCTTCGGCTCCACGCCATCTTTGGACAGAATGCAGATGACCTTGCCATGGGATAAAGATTTTCCTTGTTCAGTTACTTCCAGATCAAACCGGACAGTCTCTCCCACCTCGTAAACAGCCTTTGGCCGGCCGGTCACGGCTTTCAAGGAATAAGCCGGCTTTGGGGCCGTCTGGGCGGCCAGTGGGAAGGCGATGGCTAGAAATAAGAGGCTGCGGATCATGAGCCAGATTCAACGGCGAAATGAAGGAAAGTCTGTCGTCGGGCCTTCGCTCT contains:
- a CDS encoding acetylxylan esterase; translation: MIRSLLFLAIAFPLAAQTAPKPAYSLKAVTGRPKAVYEVGETVRFDLEVTEQGKSLSHGKVICILSKDGVEPKREETVEIKNGKASITGTLDEPGFLLMRFSLPGQKEFAQAGAAFSPLKIQPSLPVPDDFDAFWTAQKAALAKVEMKSTLTPVKSTVANVDAFDAQITCLGAPVSGYYGRPKEAKAKSCPAILFVHGAGVGGSSMGILSWSAREGGMLAMDINAHGLPNGKPTEFYDEQAAGALLNYRYQGRDDREKNYFKSMFLRVIRALDFLTAQPEWDGKTLIVYGSSQGGFQAFAAAGLDERVTFFCAGVPAGCDHTGSVVGRINGWPKLVTHIEGKPVEAELQTARYFDNVNFASRAKCQGAAITVGFIDTVCPPTSVYAAYNALTVPKSILTMPLTGHKSSPEASKFMTEAALTHVRAMRGQ